A window of the Candida orthopsilosis Co 90-125, chromosome 1 draft sequence genome harbors these coding sequences:
- a CDS encoding Yth1 mRNA cleavage and polyadenylation specificity factor, with protein sequence MLSSNPIIHPNYQNHRFKFETFLRNEYNFGLNPDRPICPLYNPHNPQTSCPLGSNCPNKHVSQMYSNKVVCKHWLRGLCKKGDHCEFLHEYNLRKMPECLFYSKNGFCTQGSECLYQHIDPQSKIPECMNYNAGFCAEGPNCKNRHVRRTVCPYYMAGFCPKGPECEHTHPKFDHHNLYLRIKPDPIRVTQKEAHDESNDNGYGQIEATSSNAIAV encoded by the coding sequence ATGCTTAGTCTGAATCCAATAATACACCCAAACTATCAAAACCATCGATTCAAATTCGAAACTTTTCTACGAAACGAATACAACTTTGGTTTGAACCCAGACAGGCCAATATGTCCCCTCTACAATCCACACAATCCCCAGACGTCATGCCCACTAGGCTCAAATTGCCCCAACAAACATGTGTCCCAAATGTATTCCAATAAAGTTGTATGTAAACATTGGTTACGTGGTTTATGTAAAAAAGGTGATCATTGTGAATTTCTCCATGAATATAATCTACGCAAGATGCCTGAATGTTTGTTCTATTCCAAAAATGGATTTTGTACTCAAGGTAGTGAATGTTTGTATCAACACATTGATCCACAACTGAAGATTCCTGAATGTATGAATTATAATGCTGGATTTTGTGCCGAGGGTCCCAATTGTAAGAATCGGCATGTGAGAAGGACGGTATGTCCGTATTATATGGCAGGATTTTGTCCAAAGGGACCAGAATGTGAACACACCCATCCCAAATTTGACCATCataatttgtatttgagGATAAAGCCAGATCCAATCAGAGTAACCCAAAAGGAAGCCCATGATGAGAGTAATGACAATGGATATGGTCAAATTGAAGCTACGAGTAGTAATGCAATAGCTGTATAG
- a CDS encoding Cog4 protein (S. cerevisiae homolog COG4 has role retrograde transport, vesicle recycling within Golgi and localizes to Golgi transport complex), translating into MSHKIKNDTNYSLNVEALTKGLHEIRDQFHDSSSPNDLHDLIDKIDNITSTIDSKLESYVTLNKKKLQQDVSNIDLLRVSKLSTTIKNASSLTQVLANADELGHNLTYKIKSLDQEIGNVNDTLNYVENIQLLKSNINQINYAIEGQNWELAAQCIHTVNNNIPRGLIRGEYASAVIPSTNVPELPEVCINNWIKQLAVVFQKQFNDAASKRDVERLTKYFQLFPLINQEEVGLNCYAKFICEVISESSKNLTQTINSITSSDLKPGIFDTVAMQLFENVSMMLSQHGPLIKRYYASTYPNALIYVVNKLQREVDLQIGVVADTFYDARRLDKMFQDIKLYKFPVLSKRLVDLHDHVQDQGRISEDFESLDDLVPIRYVGDLILELSLILHSWALYCKFITIKYFHHSESSDLSMPQIITKSNFSKKINEKLLPAFETLYQFYFRRSLEKSIQIEELPGLELYLRPAPQSKSPDHPPCSSVVEDLTLILNNTLRNVIQSGFPTSVKAFVTESFRVIQQDLVNGYFIRNLNDNQPKYNQSLSLLSEDGDLASPRATSRSSTPEPHGSTATATSLATNAGFFKGASSAFGSVVSGSGAIVGSLQTTSSNSPKLMNFIIYLNSMGIAQEYFTKIINNIKSQAPSDTGFIETNFPFGKDAEKIRTILSQDLLDPFISISNKILNESLINLYNQSIRQRLITMVNDLVTDTNDSNYILYSTNQVNDPSLLIRFKSNWSSLTKPYLQTLHQPVWHKLLRLIVVNLVNLIERKLHLALKKFNINELGSVKLEKDMSFVINEVCEDNYQLREKFVKLTQLVLLVGMDDEEYEESKQPMIEHVKSDDEEEEEEYSGINWILTPQEREQIRSYRV; encoded by the coding sequence ATGAGCcataaaatcaaaaatgacaCCAACTACCTGCTAAATGTGGAGGCTTTAACCAAAGGTCTACATGAAATCAGGGATCAATTCCATGACTCATCTTCACCAAATGATTTGCATGATTTAATTGACAAAATAGACAATATAACATCTACcattgattccaaattggaaagCTATGTCActttaaacaaaaaaaaactaCAACAAGACGTAAGTAATATAGATTTACTACGAGTGAGTAAACTATCCACAACCATCAAAAACGCGTCGAGTTTAACTCAAGTGCTTGCAAATGCTGATGAATTGGGGCATAACCTAACCTACAAGATAAAATCATTAGACCAAGAAATTGGTAACGTGAATGACACTTTAAACTACGTCGAAAACATTCAGCTATTAAAGAGCaacatcaaccaaattaATTATGCTATCGAGGGTCAAAATTGGGAGTTGGCTGCTCAATGTATACACACtgtcaacaacaacatacCGCGAGGACTAATACGTGGCGAGTACGCATCAGCTGTTATTCCATCAACCAATGTTCCAGAACTACCCGAGGTTTGCATTAATAATTGGATCAAACAACTAGCTGTTGTGTTTCAAAAGCAATTCAATGATGCGGCATCAAAGAGAGATGTTGAACGCTTGACCaaatatttccaattgtttccCTTGATTAACCAGGAAGAGGTTGGATTGAATTGTTATGCAAAATTCATATGTGAGGTCATTAGtgaatcatcaaaaaactTGACTCAAACGATAAACAGTATTACATCATCTGATTTAAAGCCAGGTATTTTTGATACTGTGGCTATGCAGTTATTTGAGAATGTTTCCATGATGCTTTCACAACATGGTCCGTTGATTAAACGATACTATGCATCTACTTATCCAAATGCATTAATATACGTTGTCAACAAGTTGCAACGTGAAGttgatttacaaattgGAGTTGTTGCCGATACGTTCTATGATGCTCGACGATTGGATAAGATGTTTCAAGATATCAAGCTATACAAATTCCCCGTTTTGTCCAAACGACTTGTGGATTTGCATGATCATGTACAAGATCAAGGTCGCATAAgtgaagattttgaaagctTGGATGATCTTGTGCCTATTCGATATGTGGGGGATTTGATCTTAGAATTATCATTAATTTTGCATAGTTGGGCATTATACTGTAAATTCATTACTATTAAATATTTCCATCATTCAGAGTCATCCGATTTAAGCATGCCCCAAATCATtacaaaatccaatttttccaaaaagatTAATGAAAAGCTTTTACCTGCATTTGAAACCTTGtatcaattttattttcgTCGCTCGTTGGAAAAATCAATCCAGATTGAAGAGTTGCCCGGTTTGGAATTGTACTTGAGACCCGCACCGCAATCGAAATCACCCGATCACCCTCCTTGTTCATCAGTCGTTGAGGATTtaactttgattttgaacaatacCTTGAGAAATGTAATTCAGTCGGGATTCCCTACATCGGTGAAGGCTTTTGTAACAGAGAGTTTTCGAGTTATACAACAGGATTTAGTCAACGGGTATTTTATTCGAAATCTTAACGATAATCAACCAAAGTATAATCAGTCCTTGTCGTTGTTGAGTGAGGATGGTGACTTAGCTAGCCCTCGGGCTACATCAAGGAGCAGTACTCCAGAGCCGCATGGAAGTACAGCAACTGCTACCTCTTTAGCCACTAATGCTGGATTTTTTAAAGGTGCATCAAGTGCATTTGGTAGTGTTGTCAGTGGATCAGGTGCAATTGTCGGAAGCTTGCAAACTACATCGTCCAATAGTCCCAAATTAATGAACTTTATCATTTACTTGAATTCAATGGGAATTGCTCAAGAATACTTTACCAAAATCATAAACAATATCAAGTCACAAGCGCCATCCGATACCGGGTTTATCGAGACTAATTTTCCTTTTGGAAAGGACGCGGAAAAGATTAGGACTATATTAAGTCAAGACTTATTGGATCCATTTATTTCCATTAGCAATAAGATCTTAAACGAGAGTCTCATTAACTTGTACAACCAATCAATCAGACAACGTTTAATCACCATGGTCAATGACTTAGTAACAGATACCAACGACTCCAACTACATTTTATACTCCACAAATCAAGTTAATGATCCATCACTACTCATTAGATTCAAATCTAATTGGTCATCATTAACTAAACCGTACTTGCAAACATTGCATCAACCAGTGTGGCATAAACTCTTACGATTAATCGTGGtcaatttggtcaatttaATTGAACGTAAATTACATCTTGctttaaagaaattcaatattAATGAATTGGGATCAGttaaattggaaaaagataTGAGCTTTGTTATAAATGAAGTTTGTGAAGATAATTATCAATTAAGGGAGAAGTTTGTTAAATTGACACAATTGGTTTTACTTGTTGGTatggatgatgaagaatatgAAGAAAGTAAACAACCAATGATTGAACATGTAAAgagtgatgatgaggaagaagaggaggaatACTCCGGAATCAATTGGATCTTGACTCCGCAAGAAAGAGAACAAATACGTAGTTATAGAGTATAA
- a CDS encoding Lap3 aminopeptidase, protein MSYLKISLLGDKSQKMTATTKDQTEHQITTEPFDEEVDRFAAVFKGLEQINLDSDKGEINPISKTILESWESDFQASTKNILTQNALANTAVDKVIANSDSKTRLKDRYLFNVTVDTIGSPSFANNQKSSGRCWIFASSNVFRAHVIKNYDLKNDEFQLSQSYLYFYDKLEKANFFLENIEDTFDEELDSRLIQFLLRDPVGDGGQWDMIVNLVNKYGLVPHEVFPDNSQSTSSSKLNYIVTEKLREFALKIRELKSSKASDNVLRQFKLRAMKTIYKTLSLTIGSPPKPTDDFVWEFLDKDGKYKHFKTNALDFYKTHVKYDAEAHFSLIHDPRNDYDKLYTVDRLNNIYGGKPIEYVNTEIDEIKNVAIKMLKDNEPIFFGCDVGKFGDRTTGVLDNTGYDYTTAFDFDLELSKANRLKTGSSLMTHAMVITAVHIDPSTDKPVRWKIENSWGDETGKKGWYMMTDEWFSEFVYQIVTTKKYVSKKTYDIWKNKEFNTLPYYDPMGSLA, encoded by the coding sequence ATGTCTTACTTGAAGATTCTGTTACTTGGAGATAAATCACAAAAAATGACTGCTACTACTAAAGATCAAACTGAACACCAAATTACCACAGAACCATTTGACGAAGAGGTGGATAGATTTGCTGCTGTATTCAAAGGtcttgaacaaatcaatttggattctGATAAAGGTGAAATCAATCCAATATCTAAAACAATTTTAGAGTCTTGGGAAAGTGATTTTCAGGCTCTGACAAAAAACATCTTGACTCAAAATGCTTTGGCTAATACTGCTGTTGATAAGGTTATTGCTAATTCTGATTCAAAgacaagattgaaagaTAGGTACTTGTTTAATGTCACTGTCGATACAATTGGATCTCCTTCTTTTGCCAATAACCAAAAATCATCAGGTAGATGTTGGATTTttgcttcatcaaatgtATTTAGAGCTCATGTCATTAAGAActatgatttgaaaaatgatgaGTTTCAACTTTCACAAAGTTACTTGTACTTTTATGACAAGTTGGAAAAAgcaaatttctttttggagaatattgaagatacttttgatgaagaattggacTCCAGATTGATCCAATTCTTGTTACGCGATCCAGTTGGAGATGGTGGACAATGGGATATGATTGTGAATTTGGTGAACAAATACGGTTTAGTTCCTCATGAGGTATTTCCTGACAACAGTCAATCCACCAGctcttcaaaattgaattataTTGTTACTGAAAAGCTTAGAGAATTTGCTTTGAAAATCAGAGAattaaaatcatcaaaagcTTCTGATAATGTACTTCGCCAGTTTAAATTGAGGGCTATGAAGACAATTTACAAGACATTGTCCTTGACTATTGGATCACCACCAAAGCCAActgatgattttgtatGGGAATTCTTGGACAAGGATGGAAAATACAAACATTTTAAAACAAATGCATTGGATTTCTACAAAACACATGTCAAGTATGATGCTGAAGCTCATTTCTCATTGATTCATGACCCAAGAAACGACTATGATAAATTGTACACCGTTGATAGGTTGAATAATATTTATGGTGGtaaaccaattgaatatgTTAATACTGAAATTGACGAAATTAAGAATGTTGCTATTAAGATGTTGAAAGACAATGAACCAATTTTCTTTGGTTGTGATGTTGGGAAATTTGGTGATAGAACTACTGGTGTTTTGGATAATACTGGTTATGATTACACCACagcttttgattttgatttggaattaTCTAAGGCTAATAGATTGAAAACAGGTAGTTCTTTGATGACGCACGCCATGGTGATCACTGCTGTTCATATTGATCCATCTACTGATAAGCCTGTGAGATGgaagattgaaaattctTGGGGAGATGAAACTGGTAAGAAAGGTTGGTATATGATGACGGATGAATGGTTTAGTGaatttgtttatcaaattgtcaCCACAAAGAAATATGTCAGTAAAAAGACATATGATATTTGGAAGAACAAAGAGTTCAACACTTTGCCATATTATGATCCAATGGGATCCTTAGCTTAA
- a CDS encoding Nop12 protein (S. cerevisiae homolog NOP12 has role maturation of LSU-rRNA from tricistronic rRNA transcript (SSU-rRNA, 5.8S rRNA, LSU-rRNA) and localizes to preribosome, nucleolus), with product MSGFTSLFAKSSDKYDSSISELFKNSADGPISKDQLIEKKRTIVDIPNPKKHKHTEKDVSGNEDDEEAKSSDLSEESEEQEEEEEIEEERLIKKTKKKDENDNLEAKYFEQVMRSEEQEDTAKDEDESKEEKVSDEGTPSVEKESKKTKAAQTIDFKEEELEKAERTVFVGNVPSDVITSKTTAKNFKKLFKEFGKIDSIRFRSISFGESLPRKVSFAKKSLHESRDSVNAYIVFAEKSASLTAKKLNATVFENHHLRVDHVAHPAPKDNKRTIFVGNLDFEEKEESLWTYFNDKLDNDVESVRIIRDSKTNMGKGFALVQFNDTLTVNKALMLNDKPMKVTSGNKKARKLRISRAKSNAKPSLMSPNHIENVKKAYASNKSREQQSLTDNQRTKLGRAQSVLGKADRSRVGKPKKVIIEGERATKGSKISGIKGLKSGKVKKPRIRDRSTKFKNEREAMKKEVKK from the coding sequence ATGTCTGGTTTTACTTCGTTATTTGCTAAATCCAGTGATAAATATGATCTGTCTATAAGTGAGTTGTTCAAAAACTCTGCAGACGGACCCATTTCAAAAGACCAActcattgaaaagaagaggaCAATCGTTGATATACCCAACCCAAAAAAACATAAACATACAGAGAAGGACGTAAGTGgaaatgaagatgatgaagaggcTAAATCCAGTGACTTAAGTGAAGAATCAGAAGagcaagaagaagaggaagaaattgaagaggAGAGACTTATAAAAAAGaccaaaaagaaggatGAAAACGACAACTTGGAAGCCAAGTACTTTGAACAGGTGATGAGATCTGAAGAGCAGGAAGATACAGCAaaggatgaagatgagtCTAAAGAGGAAAAAGTTTCAGATGAGGGGACGCCATCCGTCGAAAAAGAATCCAAAAAGACGAAAGCAGCACAAACGATAGATTTCAAGgaggaagaattggaaaaagcAGAAAGAACTGTGTTTGTAGGAAATGTTCCAAGTGATGTGATAACATCAAAGACAACCGCTAAGAACTTTAAGAAGCTTTTCAAGgaatttggcaaaattgattCCATTAGATTCAGATCCATTTCCTTTGGGGAAAGTTTACCAAGAAAAGTTTCATTTGCTAAGAAGAGTTTGCATGAATCAAGGGATTCTGTAAATGCTTACATTGTCTTTGCAGAAAAACTGGCATCATTGACTgcaaagaagttgaatgcaactgtttttgaaaaccaTCATCTTCGAGTTGATCATGTTGCCCACCCGGCACCAAAGGATAATAAGAGAACTATATTTGTTGGtaatttggattttgaagaaaaagaggaaagTTTGTGGACTTACTTCAATGACAAATTAGACAATGATGTCGAATCAGTTAGAATTATACGCGATTCGAAAACTAATATGGGTAAAGGGTTTGCGTTGGTTCAATTCAACGACACATTGACTGTAAACAAGGCgttgatgttgaatgataaaCCAATGAAGGTCACTTCCGGTAACAAAAAAGCACGTAAATTGAGAATATCAAGAGCCAAATCAAATGCCAAACCATCATTAATGTCACCCAATCATATTGAAAACGTCAAAAAAGCGTATGCGTCAAACAAATCCCGTGAGCAACAAAGTCTAACCGATAATCAAAGGACAAAATTGGGTAGAGCTCAAAGTGTATTGGGTAAAGCTGATAGATCAAGGGTCGGAAAGCCAAAGAAAGTAATTATTGAAGGTGAAAGAGCAACTAAAGGTCTGAAAATTTCTGGTATTAAGGGATTAAAGAGTGGGAAAGTAAAGAAACCAAGAATTAGAGATAGATCtactaaattcaaaaatgagaGAGAAGCTATGAAGAAGGAGGTGAAGAAGTAA